A DNA window from Coffea arabica cultivar ET-39 chromosome 6c, Coffea Arabica ET-39 HiFi, whole genome shotgun sequence contains the following coding sequences:
- the LOC113692745 gene encoding polyadenylation and cleavage factor homolog 4-like isoform X2, giving the protein MDMESSGRPFDRSRDLGLKKRRLTQDPIPLDRTSNGRSNSSFIQQQRPALPSANSTSVAAGSRFRVSDRGGADSESSDSVRGPYPQQHLQQQQQILELVNQYKTALSELTFNSKPIITNLTIIAGENLHAAKAIAATVCANILEVPREQKLPSLYLLDSIVKNIGRDYIKYFASRLPEVFCKAYRQVDPAIHPGMRHLFGTWKGVFPSPTLQMIEKDLGFVPATNGSSLGTSSRPDAPAARPAHSIHVNPKYLEARHRLDLSTRAKGSASDIGGNLLNSSEERLERTPSVGSGRPWVDPTLKNIQHPQREQLSDAPFDDSEYDSLMLKRSGIAIGGAGEKFKEQVFDKTWFESGGVMPADQGNGFDVKHGFPRYPALRSVSSANMQPRPIFPSKSTSGMTKSWKNSEEEEYMWDDINSRATDQSAINSSGRDRWTPDDSERTSEASADSLSTEQKGQAAIGHRIATSWSQDPVLSEGTSHLPSSRIMNNSGSYPTSLSGLATAASAVGRPLFHSKIGPGGGGTPGYSFSSATLGPMGSIGQPRQTLGAASPSAQSPMHQRPSSPSFLVRGANQVAHNLAERDQKPALPPAECRASQYPGHLNLGANSQPLPSRNAHLANLERQQPPSLDLSSVSKNPFSKDTNAVATQSSTSSLLAAVMKSGILGGNLVSGSVPSLSSQDAGVAATEASKQPTLTSHPSTHSTMVGPRISPASVLSQSSNENTPKSSIQRNGGQLPVPPETLPSSIVGSALAQPLNAANAVSAPVSSLLSSLVEKGLISASKTESVTSLMPDAPGQSQNQSLEIASTSSSPISLPLCSSSTKQELPISELTSKAKDVLPESSAAEMKNLIGFQFKPDVLREFHPAVISELLEDLLFKCSICGLRLKIEEQLNRHLEWHALRDKDKNNLNKESREWYLKSVEWIAGNAGIVSNNESAGVLEGPSKRSECNEQMVPADESQCLCVLCGELFEDFYSEERDQWMFKGASYANVTGITNEGASQDTIVHANCLAKSSLDLDCATNIK; this is encoded by the exons ATGGATATGGAGAGTTCAGGTAGACCGTTTGATAGATCTCGAGACCTAGGGTTGAAGAAGCGTAGGCTTACCCAGGACCCAATCCCGCTGGATCGCACCTCCAATGGCCGCTCCAACAGCTCCTTCATTCAGCAGCAGCGCCCCGCGCTGCCGTCTGCAAATTCGACCTCCGTTGCTGCTGGTTCCAGATTTCGGGTGAGCGATAGGGGCGGCGCTGATTCCGAGAGCAGTGACTCGGTGCGGGGACCTTATCCACAACAGCACTTGCAGCAGCAACAACAGATTCTGGAGCTTGTGAATCAGTACAAGACGGCCTTATCTGAACTGACTTTCAATTCCAAGCCGATTATTACCAACTTGACTATTATTGCTGGGGAAAATCTCCATGCTGCCAAGGCCATAGCGGCTACTGTCTGCGCCAATATCCTCGAG GTTCCTCGTGAGCAAAAGCTCCCATCTCTTTATCTTTTAGACAGTATTGTGAAGAATATTGGAAGGGATTACATCAAATACTTTGCTTCCAGGTTACCTGAG GTTTTCTGCAAGGCATATAGACAGGTTGATCCTGCAATACATCCTGGCATGAGGCATCTTTTTGGCACTTGGAAAGGAGTATTTCCTTCTCCAACACTTCAGATGATTGAGAAGGATCTTGGATTTGTACCTGCTACTAATGGTTCTTCTTTAGGAACATCATCTAGGCCTGATGCTCCTGCTGCTCGCCCTGCACATAGCATCCATGTGAACCCCAAGTATTTGGAGGCTAGACACCGTCTTGATCTGTCTACTAGG GCCAAAGGTTCTGCCAGTGATATTGGTGGAAACCTGTTAAACTCATCTGAGGAAAGACTTGAAAGAACTCCAAGTGTTGGCTCTGGAAGACCATGGGTTGATCCTACTCTTAAG AATATTCAGCATCCTCAAAGAGAACAACTGAGTGATGCCCCATTTGATGACTCTGAATATGATTCTTTGATGTTGAAGCGATCGGGCATTGCAATTGGAGGAGCAGGTGAAAAGTTCAAAGAGCAGGTATTTGATAAGACATGGTTTGAATCTGGAGGTGTCATGCCGGCTGACCAAGGGAATGGTTTTGATGTTAAGCATGGGTTTCCAAGGTATCCAGCTCTGAGGTCTGTAAGTTCTGCAAATATGCAACCCAGACCCATCTTTCCTAGTAAAAGCACCAGTGGGATGACTAAGAGCTGGAAGAACTCTGAGGAAGAGGAGTACATGTGGGATGATATTAACTCAAGAGCCACTGATCAAAGTGCAATCAATAGCTCTGGAAGAGATCGTTGGACGCCTGATGATTCTGAAAGAACT AGTGAAGCTTCAGCTGATTCTCTATCCACTGAACAGAAAGGCCAAGCTGCTATTGGACATCGAATAGCAACATCATGGTCCCAGGACCCGGTCCTGTCAGAAGGGACTAGTCATTTGCCTTCTTCCAGAATCATGAATAATTCTGGAAGCTATCCAACATCTCTCAGTGGGTTGGCAACTGCTGCTAGTGCTGTAGGTAGGCCTCTTTTCCATTCGAAAATAGGGCCTGGTGGTGGCGGAACACCAGGCTATAGTTTCTCAAGTGCAACATTGGGGCCCATGGGATCCATAGGACAACCACGACAGACTCTGGGAGCTGCATCACCCTCTGCACAGTCCCCCATGCATCAGCGTCCTTCttcaccttcctttttagtacgTGGAGCCAATCAAGTAGCTCACAATTTAGCTGAGCGTGACCAAAAACCAGCCTTGCCTCCGGCAGAGTGTAGAGCTTCTCAATATCCAGGACACCTTAATCTTGGGGCCAATTCTCAGCCATTGCCATCCCGGAATGCCCATCTTGCTAATTTGGAGAGACAGCAGCCACCAA GTTTAGATCTCTCCTCAGTGTCAAAAAATCCATTTTCCAAAGATACCAATGCGGTGGCTACACAATCAAGCACTAGTAGTTTGTTGGCAGCTGTTATGAAAAGCGGAATACTTGGTGGTAATCTTGTTAGTGGAAGCGTACCTTCTCTAAGTTCTCAGGATGCTGGAGTTGCGGCAACTGAGGCAAGCAAGCAGCCTACTCTAACTAGTCATCCTTCAACCCACTCTACAATGGTGGGGCCCAGGATTTCACCTGCTTCTGTTTTGAGTCAGTCATCGAATGAAAACACGCCAAAATCCTCAATTCAGAGAAATGGTGGCCAACTACCAGTGCCTCCTGAGACACTTCCTTCCTCTATCGTCGGTAGTGCCTTGGCACAGCCCTTGAATGCAGCTAATGCTGTCTCTGCTCCAGTTTCTAGTCTTTTGAGTTCACTTGTTGAGAAGGGATTGATATCTGCATCAAAGACCGAGTCAGTAACTTCTCTTATGCCAGATGCACCTGGTCAATCTCAGAACCAGAGTCTTGAAATTGCAAGCACAAGTTCATCTCCAATTTCCTTACCACTTTGTTCCTCATCTACCAAACAGGAGCTGCCTATTTCTGAGCTTACGTCAAAAGCCAAGGACGTGTTGCCCGAGTCCAGTGCAGCTGAAATGAAAAATCTTATTGGTTTTCAATTTAAGCCAGATGTGCTTAGGGAATTCCATCCAGCTGTGATCAGTGAACTTCTCGAGGATCTTTTGTTTAAGTGTAGCATATGTGGTCTTCGGCTCAAAATTGAGGAGCAACTCAACAGACACTTGGAGTGGCATGCTTTGCGAGACAAAGATAAGAACAATTTGAATAAGGAATCAAGAGAATGGTATTTGAAATCAGTTGAGTGGATAGCAGGTAATGCTGGTATTGTGTCTAATAATGAATCAGCAGGGGTTTTGGAAGGTCCCAGCAAGAGATCAGAATGTAATGAGCAGATGGTTCCTGCTGATGAAAGCCAATGTTTATGTGTGTTGTGCGGTGAGCTCTTTGAAGATTTTTACAGTGAGGAAAGAGACCAATGGATGTTCAAAGGAGCTAGCTATGCCAATGTCACTGGAATTACAAATGAGGGAGCATCTCAGGACACTATAGTCCATGCAAACTGCTTAGCAAAAAGTTCTCTTGATTTGGATTGTGCCACGAACATCAAGTA G
- the LOC113692745 gene encoding polyadenylation and cleavage factor homolog 4-like isoform X1 has protein sequence MDMESSGRPFDRSRDLGLKKRRLTQDPIPLDRTSNGRSNSSFIQQQRPALPSANSTSVAAGSRFRVSDRGGADSESSDSVRGPYPQQHLQQQQQILELVNQYKTALSELTFNSKPIITNLTIIAGENLHAAKAIAATVCANILEVPREQKLPSLYLLDSIVKNIGRDYIKYFASRLPEVFCKAYRQVDPAIHPGMRHLFGTWKGVFPSPTLQMIEKDLGFVPATNGSSLGTSSRPDAPAARPAHSIHVNPKYLEARHRLDLSTRAKGSASDIGGNLLNSSEERLERTPSVGSGRPWVDPTLKNIQHPQREQLSDAPFDDSEYDSLMLKRSGIAIGGAGEKFKEQVFDKTWFESGGVMPADQGNGFDVKHGFPRYPALRSVSSANMQPRPIFPSKSTSGMTKSWKNSEEEEYMWDDINSRATDQSAINSSGRDRWTPDDSERTSEASADSLSTEQKGQAAIGHRIATSWSQDPVLSEGTSHLPSSRIMNNSGSYPTSLSGLATAASAVGRPLFHSKIGPGGGGTPGYSFSSATLGPMGSIGQPRQTLGAASPSAQSPMHQRPSSPSFLVRGANQVAHNLAERDQKPALPPAECRASQYPGHLNLGANSQPLPSRNAHLANLERQQPPSICALSSVASPHSLLSESIRQTSTSSLPEISGLDLSSVSKNPFSKDTNAVATQSSTSSLLAAVMKSGILGGNLVSGSVPSLSSQDAGVAATEASKQPTLTSHPSTHSTMVGPRISPASVLSQSSNENTPKSSIQRNGGQLPVPPETLPSSIVGSALAQPLNAANAVSAPVSSLLSSLVEKGLISASKTESVTSLMPDAPGQSQNQSLEIASTSSSPISLPLCSSSTKQELPISELTSKAKDVLPESSAAEMKNLIGFQFKPDVLREFHPAVISELLEDLLFKCSICGLRLKIEEQLNRHLEWHALRDKDKNNLNKESREWYLKSVEWIAGNAGIVSNNESAGVLEGPSKRSECNEQMVPADESQCLCVLCGELFEDFYSEERDQWMFKGASYANVTGITNEGASQDTIVHANCLAKSSLDLDCATNIK, from the exons ATGGATATGGAGAGTTCAGGTAGACCGTTTGATAGATCTCGAGACCTAGGGTTGAAGAAGCGTAGGCTTACCCAGGACCCAATCCCGCTGGATCGCACCTCCAATGGCCGCTCCAACAGCTCCTTCATTCAGCAGCAGCGCCCCGCGCTGCCGTCTGCAAATTCGACCTCCGTTGCTGCTGGTTCCAGATTTCGGGTGAGCGATAGGGGCGGCGCTGATTCCGAGAGCAGTGACTCGGTGCGGGGACCTTATCCACAACAGCACTTGCAGCAGCAACAACAGATTCTGGAGCTTGTGAATCAGTACAAGACGGCCTTATCTGAACTGACTTTCAATTCCAAGCCGATTATTACCAACTTGACTATTATTGCTGGGGAAAATCTCCATGCTGCCAAGGCCATAGCGGCTACTGTCTGCGCCAATATCCTCGAG GTTCCTCGTGAGCAAAAGCTCCCATCTCTTTATCTTTTAGACAGTATTGTGAAGAATATTGGAAGGGATTACATCAAATACTTTGCTTCCAGGTTACCTGAG GTTTTCTGCAAGGCATATAGACAGGTTGATCCTGCAATACATCCTGGCATGAGGCATCTTTTTGGCACTTGGAAAGGAGTATTTCCTTCTCCAACACTTCAGATGATTGAGAAGGATCTTGGATTTGTACCTGCTACTAATGGTTCTTCTTTAGGAACATCATCTAGGCCTGATGCTCCTGCTGCTCGCCCTGCACATAGCATCCATGTGAACCCCAAGTATTTGGAGGCTAGACACCGTCTTGATCTGTCTACTAGG GCCAAAGGTTCTGCCAGTGATATTGGTGGAAACCTGTTAAACTCATCTGAGGAAAGACTTGAAAGAACTCCAAGTGTTGGCTCTGGAAGACCATGGGTTGATCCTACTCTTAAG AATATTCAGCATCCTCAAAGAGAACAACTGAGTGATGCCCCATTTGATGACTCTGAATATGATTCTTTGATGTTGAAGCGATCGGGCATTGCAATTGGAGGAGCAGGTGAAAAGTTCAAAGAGCAGGTATTTGATAAGACATGGTTTGAATCTGGAGGTGTCATGCCGGCTGACCAAGGGAATGGTTTTGATGTTAAGCATGGGTTTCCAAGGTATCCAGCTCTGAGGTCTGTAAGTTCTGCAAATATGCAACCCAGACCCATCTTTCCTAGTAAAAGCACCAGTGGGATGACTAAGAGCTGGAAGAACTCTGAGGAAGAGGAGTACATGTGGGATGATATTAACTCAAGAGCCACTGATCAAAGTGCAATCAATAGCTCTGGAAGAGATCGTTGGACGCCTGATGATTCTGAAAGAACT AGTGAAGCTTCAGCTGATTCTCTATCCACTGAACAGAAAGGCCAAGCTGCTATTGGACATCGAATAGCAACATCATGGTCCCAGGACCCGGTCCTGTCAGAAGGGACTAGTCATTTGCCTTCTTCCAGAATCATGAATAATTCTGGAAGCTATCCAACATCTCTCAGTGGGTTGGCAACTGCTGCTAGTGCTGTAGGTAGGCCTCTTTTCCATTCGAAAATAGGGCCTGGTGGTGGCGGAACACCAGGCTATAGTTTCTCAAGTGCAACATTGGGGCCCATGGGATCCATAGGACAACCACGACAGACTCTGGGAGCTGCATCACCCTCTGCACAGTCCCCCATGCATCAGCGTCCTTCttcaccttcctttttagtacgTGGAGCCAATCAAGTAGCTCACAATTTAGCTGAGCGTGACCAAAAACCAGCCTTGCCTCCGGCAGAGTGTAGAGCTTCTCAATATCCAGGACACCTTAATCTTGGGGCCAATTCTCAGCCATTGCCATCCCGGAATGCCCATCTTGCTAATTTGGAGAGACAGCAGCCACCAAGTATTTGTGCTTTGTCTTCTGTAGCATCTCCTCATTCTCTATTGTCTGAATCTATTCGTCAAACATCGACATCATCGTTGCCCGAAATTTCAGGTTTAGATCTCTCCTCAGTGTCAAAAAATCCATTTTCCAAAGATACCAATGCGGTGGCTACACAATCAAGCACTAGTAGTTTGTTGGCAGCTGTTATGAAAAGCGGAATACTTGGTGGTAATCTTGTTAGTGGAAGCGTACCTTCTCTAAGTTCTCAGGATGCTGGAGTTGCGGCAACTGAGGCAAGCAAGCAGCCTACTCTAACTAGTCATCCTTCAACCCACTCTACAATGGTGGGGCCCAGGATTTCACCTGCTTCTGTTTTGAGTCAGTCATCGAATGAAAACACGCCAAAATCCTCAATTCAGAGAAATGGTGGCCAACTACCAGTGCCTCCTGAGACACTTCCTTCCTCTATCGTCGGTAGTGCCTTGGCACAGCCCTTGAATGCAGCTAATGCTGTCTCTGCTCCAGTTTCTAGTCTTTTGAGTTCACTTGTTGAGAAGGGATTGATATCTGCATCAAAGACCGAGTCAGTAACTTCTCTTATGCCAGATGCACCTGGTCAATCTCAGAACCAGAGTCTTGAAATTGCAAGCACAAGTTCATCTCCAATTTCCTTACCACTTTGTTCCTCATCTACCAAACAGGAGCTGCCTATTTCTGAGCTTACGTCAAAAGCCAAGGACGTGTTGCCCGAGTCCAGTGCAGCTGAAATGAAAAATCTTATTGGTTTTCAATTTAAGCCAGATGTGCTTAGGGAATTCCATCCAGCTGTGATCAGTGAACTTCTCGAGGATCTTTTGTTTAAGTGTAGCATATGTGGTCTTCGGCTCAAAATTGAGGAGCAACTCAACAGACACTTGGAGTGGCATGCTTTGCGAGACAAAGATAAGAACAATTTGAATAAGGAATCAAGAGAATGGTATTTGAAATCAGTTGAGTGGATAGCAGGTAATGCTGGTATTGTGTCTAATAATGAATCAGCAGGGGTTTTGGAAGGTCCCAGCAAGAGATCAGAATGTAATGAGCAGATGGTTCCTGCTGATGAAAGCCAATGTTTATGTGTGTTGTGCGGTGAGCTCTTTGAAGATTTTTACAGTGAGGAAAGAGACCAATGGATGTTCAAAGGAGCTAGCTATGCCAATGTCACTGGAATTACAAATGAGGGAGCATCTCAGGACACTATAGTCCATGCAAACTGCTTAGCAAAAAGTTCTCTTGATTTGGATTGTGCCACGAACATCAAGTA G